In Triticum urartu cultivar G1812 unplaced genomic scaffold, Tu2.1 TuUngrouped_contig_6294, whole genome shotgun sequence, the following are encoded in one genomic region:
- the LOC125530410 gene encoding uncharacterized protein LOC125530410 — MGARVLCAVAGCDHRTCHAGPFQVVFVGLDHCHEDGCVARACVSRPVTGNHSKPGLQSPFVKWSKRCSALHLDSGLYIYDAPSVFVQDTLHFKLCNRAEDRVVGILKYDMSTNSLSLIDMPLAWSVNANASILVAMEDDSLGFAHVDGLILNLWSRHMGSDGVASWTQRAVIDIKGILPIGNPNKRLRLIGSVEGTDIIFVTTDLGIYKINLKSLQWKKVWERKKFQDFIPYMIFYNPQGLRNDGDKKNLLEGSSAEVRAHDAASVVPIGQLPRITQAGEDDLESESYEDLESESYEYLEYESYEDRESESEEDLESESEED; from the exons ATGGGGGCGCGGGTGCTCTGCGCCGTGGCCGGCTGTGACCACCGCACTTGTCACGCAGGCCCCTTCCAGGTCGTCTTTGTCGGCCTGGACCATTGTCATGAAGATGGGTGTGTTGCACGGGCGTGCGTGTCCCGGCCGGTGACGGGTAACCACAGCAAGCCGGGCCTTCAATCTCCTTTTGTTAAGTGGAGCAAGCGATGCTCTGCTCTTCATCTTGACTCCGGTTTGTACATCTACGACGCGCCATCTGTCTTCGTCCAAGACACGCTTCATTTCAAGCTTTGTAACCGTGCCGAAGATCGCGTAGTAGGAATTCTCAAGTACGACATGAGCACTAATAGCTTATCGCTGATTGATATGCCGCTTGCGTGGTCTGTCAATGCCAATGCTTCTATCCTCGTGGCGATGGAGGATGACAGTTTGGGCTTTGCACATGTCGACGGGTTAATCCTCAATCTGTGGTCAAGGCACATGGGTTCTGACGGAGTTGCGTCATGGACTCAGCGTGCAGTCATCGATATCAAGGGCATTCTTCCCATTGGAAATCCAAATAAAAGACTTAGGCTGATTGGATCTGTGGAAGGCACCGATATCATTTTCGTGACCACAGATCTTGGCATCTACAAGATTAATCTCAAATCACTACAGTGGAAGAAGGTATGGGAGAGAAAAAAGTTTCAAGATTTCATCCCGTACATGATTTTCTACAATCCACAAG GTTTGCGGAATGATGGCGATAAGAAGAATCTGCTGGAGGGATCGTCAGCGGAGGTGCGAGCTCATGATGCAGCGTCTGTGGTGCCGATTGGTCAGCTGCCGAGAATTACTCAGGCCGGGGAAGATGATCTTGAATCTGAATCTTACGAAGATCTTGAATCTGAATCTTACGAATATCTTGAATATGAATCTTACGAAGATCGTGAATCTGAATCTGAAGAAGATCTTGAATCTGAATCGGAAGAAGACTGA